One Pseudomonas sp. C27(2019) DNA window includes the following coding sequences:
- a CDS encoding GGDEF domain-containing protein, producing the protein MTDILDVISLDSYVMTSVVLSLSALSYARHNEKQLRLLETLNTIDPLTGALNRRALTSDMEAALSNSERNGTEQLLAILDMDHFKVVNDKYGHAAGDKVLQEFVAIIRANIRKYDRLYRYGGEEFVLLIPKVNHQQQRILIENLRSSIKDKLKAPGGEEVTVSFGVAPWLPGSTVDAWLNRADEALYLAKANGRDRVVFSND; encoded by the coding sequence TTGACTGATATTTTGGATGTGATTTCTCTCGACTCCTATGTGATGACCAGCGTTGTCTTGTCGCTCAGCGCACTTTCTTATGCTCGCCACAATGAGAAGCAGCTGCGCTTGCTGGAAACTCTTAATACTATTGATCCACTGACTGGCGCGTTGAATCGCCGTGCCCTGACCTCGGATATGGAGGCAGCGCTATCCAACTCCGAACGTAATGGCACCGAGCAGCTGCTAGCTATCTTGGATATGGACCACTTTAAAGTGGTTAATGATAAGTACGGTCATGCTGCTGGCGATAAAGTATTGCAAGAGTTTGTTGCCATTATAAGGGCAAATATTCGTAAATATGATCGACTTTACCGCTACGGTGGTGAAGAGTTTGTGCTTTTAATTCCCAAGGTTAATCATCAGCAGCAGCGTATACTGATTGAAAACCTTAGGTCGTCTATTAAAGACAAACTTAAAGCACCAGGTGGAGAAGAGGTCACTGTGTCATTTGGTGTTGCGCCTTGGTTGCCAGGTTCAACGGTAGATGCTTGGCTTAATCGCGCTGACGAGGCGCTTTATCTTGCCAAGGCGAACGGCCGTGACCGTGTGGTATTCAGCAACGACTGA
- a CDS encoding Hsp20/alpha crystallin family protein codes for MSMFPARRRLFDELMGSLDGFYVQPLHGDPLPQSIKLDVQDIGEAYKVQAELPGVKKEDIHVDIDGAVVTIKAEIKQQDSSGEGSRNLRSERYYGSVSRRFELPSEIDLEHAQAQYEEGLLLLELPKRKAVENSRKLNIK; via the coding sequence ATGAGTATGTTTCCTGCACGCCGCCGACTGTTTGATGAGTTGATGGGCAGTTTAGACGGCTTTTATGTACAACCACTCCATGGCGACCCACTGCCACAAAGCATCAAGCTTGATGTTCAGGACATTGGTGAAGCTTACAAAGTCCAAGCAGAATTACCTGGCGTCAAAAAAGAAGATATCCACGTGGATATTGACGGTGCTGTTGTTACCATTAAAGCAGAAATCAAACAGCAAGACAGCTCTGGCGAAGGCAGTCGCAACCTGCGTAGTGAACGCTACTACGGTAGTGTCTCACGTCGCTTTGAGTTGCCCAGCGAAATCGACTTAGAGCATGCACAAGCTCAGTATGAAGAAGGCTTGCTGCTCTTAGAATTACCTAAGCGCAAAGCAGTGGAAAACAGCCGCAAGCTGAATATCAAATAA
- a CDS encoding cupin domain-containing protein — translation MNPIVSNIFEHIPGEIRNELFENIVSAENVRIERIISKGHSTAETDWYDQDEHEWVIVLKGEAEIEFEHQVTVRLVSGDHLNIPAHTRHRVSWTDCATETLWLAVYYK, via the coding sequence ATGAATCCAATAGTCAGTAACATCTTCGAGCATATCCCAGGCGAAATACGCAATGAGTTGTTTGAAAATATTGTTAGCGCGGAGAATGTTCGAATCGAACGCATTATTTCTAAAGGGCATAGCACAGCCGAAACGGATTGGTATGACCAGGATGAGCACGAGTGGGTGATTGTCTTAAAAGGTGAGGCTGAAATCGAGTTTGAACACCAGGTCACTGTTCGTTTAGTGAGCGGTGATCACCTCAATATTCCTGCGCATACTCGGCATAGGGTGTCTTGGACAGACTGTGCTACAGAGACGTTATGGTTGGCGGTTTATTACAAGTGA
- a CDS encoding FKBP-type peptidyl-prolyl cis-trans isomerase, whose protein sequence is MKYVILAVIIVFIAFYFFKNSNAKNLSQENIEAGNAFLASNKTNTDVIETASGLQYQVLNKGEGQVHPTASSTVKVHYHGTLLDGTVFDSSVQRNEPISFPLNRVIAGWTEGVQLMVAGDKFKFFIPSKLAYGNRAAGKIKPGSLLIFEVELLEVK, encoded by the coding sequence ATGAAATACGTTATTTTAGCTGTGATCATTGTATTCATAGCGTTTTACTTTTTTAAAAACTCAAATGCTAAAAACTTATCGCAGGAAAACATCGAGGCTGGCAACGCCTTTTTAGCATCAAATAAAACAAACACAGATGTAATTGAAACAGCTTCAGGCTTGCAGTACCAAGTATTAAACAAGGGCGAAGGACAAGTGCATCCAACAGCCAGCTCCACAGTGAAAGTGCATTATCACGGCACACTGTTAGACGGCACAGTATTTGATAGCTCTGTACAGCGTAATGAGCCCATCAGTTTTCCTTTAAATCGAGTGATTGCAGGATGGACAGAGGGCGTTCAATTAATGGTTGCTGGTGATAAATTTAAATTTTTTATTCCATCTAAACTGGCATACGGCAACAGGGCCGCTGGAAAAATAAAACCTGGATCGTTGCTTATTTTTGAAGTGGAACTCTTGGAAGTCAAATAA
- a CDS encoding IS5 family transposase, whose protein sequence is MSQLTFAEAEYQNKKRKTRREIFLEKMDAIIPWKRLENRAAKHYPKGEMGRPPYPLSVMLRVHCLQLFYNLSDPALEDSLYEIESIRRFAGLRLSDNIPDETTILNFRHFLEKHGLGKLFLKEINKHLQHQGLLFREGTIVDASIISAPSSTKNQSRKRDPEMHSSKKGNQWHFGMKMHIGVDDVTGMIHSVESTAANVHDVTMTASLLHGEEKRVFGDAGYLGVEKRRENKERKNLAWLISARISKRKTMTENEQEIEKMKAKLRAKVEHPFRYIKCVFGYNKVRYKGLDKNHNRLCLLAGLTNLMISRKYLLA, encoded by the coding sequence ATGAGCCAACTGACCTTTGCCGAAGCAGAGTACCAGAACAAAAAGCGTAAGACGCGTCGTGAGATTTTCTTGGAAAAAATGGATGCCATTATTCCTTGGAAGCGCTTGGAGAATCGCGCCGCTAAGCATTACCCAAAAGGTGAAATGGGGCGTCCCCCTTATCCGCTCAGTGTGATGCTGCGTGTGCATTGCTTGCAGTTGTTCTACAACCTTAGCGATCCTGCTCTGGAAGATTCGCTGTATGAAATTGAATCAATACGCCGCTTTGCAGGATTGCGTTTGTCAGACAATATTCCTGATGAAACAACGATTTTAAACTTCCGTCACTTCCTTGAAAAGCATGGGCTGGGCAAGCTATTTCTGAAGGAAATTAACAAGCACTTGCAGCATCAAGGCTTGCTGTTTCGCGAAGGCACCATTGTGGATGCCAGCATTATTTCCGCACCGAGCTCAACGAAAAATCAAAGCCGCAAGCGCGACCCAGAAATGCATTCCAGCAAGAAAGGCAACCAATGGCACTTTGGCATGAAGATGCATATCGGCGTGGATGATGTCACAGGTATGATTCATAGCGTGGAAAGTACGGCTGCCAATGTGCACGACGTAACCATGACTGCAAGCCTTCTACATGGCGAAGAAAAGCGTGTATTTGGTGATGCTGGATACCTAGGTGTTGAAAAACGCAGGGAAAACAAAGAGCGCAAAAATCTTGCCTGGCTGATCAGTGCTCGAATCAGTAAGCGTAAAACCATGACCGAAAATGAGCAGGAAATTGAAAAAATGAAAGCCAAGCTACGCGCTAAAGTTGAGCATCCGTTTCGCTACATCAAGTGCGTATTTGGCTATAACAAAGTCCGTTACAAAGGGCTTGATAAAAACCATAACCGTTTATGCCTGCTAGCAGGACTAACGAACCTCATGATCAGCAGAAAATACTTGCTGGCTTAG
- a CDS encoding MFS transporter — MTQLTAPQHTATDPSSDPVRWKILVVLLIAVFMSLMSVSVVNVALASIQDALDASQSDIQWVLSGYALTFGVVLVSAGRAGDLMGRGGFFILGVTLFTLASVAAGLAPDAHWLNAARFVQGVGSGFVNPQAVGMIQQYFQGSERGRAFGFFGTTVGVSVAIGPILGGLLIELGGAELGWRLTFLINVPMGLLTIVLALLWFPRPLIHKPKSQHHQGLSSLDPVGALLLGLGVLAVLYPFVETDPSGLLWMLFPAGLLLFYLWARWERWYTRRGYSPMVDLKIFATSSYRNGSIIMTLYFLGMTSVWVLIPLYVQQGLGFSAFEAGMVGIPSALLSAYSANWAGKRVNYYGRKIVIGGLGFAIFGLLCSVAVVLLHEYLGISIWWLLLSLAFFGLGQGSVISPNQTLTLAEVPLAYAGSSGAIMQTGQRIGTSVGIAVITAIVFAVRPYTTWSIAVSLGLLTVTLIILLALAMAFKDLRDRRVL, encoded by the coding sequence ATGACTCAACTGACAGCACCACAACATACCGCCACCGACCCCAGCAGCGATCCTGTGCGCTGGAAGATTCTTGTAGTGTTACTCATCGCCGTTTTTATGTCGCTGATGAGTGTCAGTGTGGTGAATGTGGCCTTGGCCTCGATTCAAGATGCGCTGGATGCCAGTCAGTCTGATATCCAGTGGGTACTTTCCGGCTATGCGCTGACCTTTGGTGTGGTCTTGGTCAGTGCCGGACGCGCAGGGGACCTGATGGGGCGTGGTGGTTTTTTTATCCTAGGCGTAACCCTGTTTACCTTAGCGTCAGTTGCCGCTGGTTTAGCGCCGGATGCGCATTGGCTTAATGCTGCGCGCTTTGTTCAGGGTGTTGGCTCGGGGTTTGTGAACCCGCAAGCGGTGGGTATGATCCAGCAGTATTTTCAAGGATCAGAGCGCGGCCGTGCGTTTGGCTTTTTTGGGACTACGGTAGGTGTGTCGGTTGCCATTGGTCCGATTCTTGGTGGGCTATTGATTGAGCTGGGTGGTGCAGAACTTGGCTGGCGTCTGACATTTCTGATTAATGTGCCAATGGGGCTATTAACCATTGTATTGGCATTGCTGTGGTTTCCTCGGCCCTTGATCCACAAGCCAAAATCGCAGCATCATCAAGGCTTGAGTTCTCTAGACCCAGTCGGGGCATTGTTGCTTGGTTTAGGGGTGCTGGCAGTGCTCTATCCTTTTGTTGAAACGGACCCGTCTGGACTGCTGTGGATGCTATTTCCTGCAGGCTTGCTTTTGTTTTACCTGTGGGCACGTTGGGAACGCTGGTACACGCGGCGTGGTTATAGCCCCATGGTGGATTTAAAGATTTTTGCCACGTCGAGTTACCGCAACGGCAGCATTATTATGACGCTGTATTTTTTAGGTATGACCAGTGTCTGGGTATTGATTCCTTTGTATGTGCAACAAGGCCTTGGTTTCTCAGCGTTTGAAGCCGGTATGGTCGGTATCCCTTCAGCGTTGCTGTCTGCCTATTCCGCCAACTGGGCGGGTAAGCGGGTGAATTACTATGGTCGTAAAATTGTCATTGGCGGCTTGGGTTTTGCTATTTTTGGACTGCTTTGCAGTGTCGCCGTAGTGCTGCTGCATGAGTATCTGGGTATAAGTATTTGGTGGCTCTTGTTGTCATTGGCTTTTTTTGGTTTGGGCCAAGGCTCGGTGATCAGTCCCAACCAGACTCTAACCCTGGCCGAAGTGCCGCTGGCCTACGCGGGCAGCTCTGGGGCCATTATGCAAACCGGGCAGCGTATTGGTACTTCGGTGGGTATTGCGGTGATTACCGCTATTGTCTTTGCTGTGCGTCCCTATACCACTTGGTCGATTGCGGTGAGCTTGGGATTGTTGACGGTGACGTTGATTATTTTACTCGCGCTAGCCATGGCATTTAAGGATTTACGCGACCGACGTGTATTGTAA
- a CDS encoding 3'-5' exonuclease gives MSKLHPKVALGDGFLQAFAAIPRAQQKAVMSFVSKFRANPRATGINYEVIRNARDSNFRSVRIDQNYRGIVLSPEQGNVYILLWVDKHDDAYAWAMRHRCQIHPNTGSLQLFEVEHELLSESEETRQPASAAEHAQHVETQSPASQDAESSKPLFNLDEATLLSLGVPQERLALVQALGSEQALEKAEARLPVEAFEALYLLAAGTSLSDVLQEYAAPKQHSVDTQDFAAALEHPATQRRFHVPEDEQELGRMLNAPLERWRVFLHPSQRQLVERDWKGPVRVLGGAGTGKTVVAMHRARWLVAQPNWPKGARLLFTTFTSNLALDIADNLRKICTPEQFQRIEVVNLDAWVSQFVKRNGYQSSIIYPGGRDKHYDQCWTQAMALVPGELGLPDSFYKEEWQRVILSQQVRSRQEYFTASRVGRGVALNRRQRADIWPVFEEMREQLARGGFVTAEDAVHYALELLNKGDDKRSYHAVVLDEGQDFAAEALKLLRALVPEQPNDMFIVGDAHQRIYQRKTTLSQCGINIMGRGRKLKINYRTTELIRRYATALLEGVEIDDLDGGLDGTKDYRSLILGQAPIVQNCADLASEGRWIVQQIQHLQSEGVSLSEICIVARTNRLCSDYEQILQSEGLPTHTLSRQKVDDRAKDGVRFATMHRIKGLEFRCVMMAGINDGVVPLRVAMQASQDVVEQRLTDLNERALFHVAATRAVRYLYISSYGVPSEYLKN, from the coding sequence ATGTCTAAATTACACCCCAAAGTGGCCTTAGGTGATGGTTTTTTACAGGCGTTTGCGGCCATTCCGCGTGCTCAACAAAAAGCCGTGATGAGTTTTGTCAGTAAGTTTCGTGCCAACCCGCGTGCGACGGGTATTAACTATGAAGTGATCCGCAACGCCCGTGACAGTAATTTCCGATCGGTGCGTATTGATCAAAACTATCGCGGTATCGTTCTCAGTCCTGAGCAGGGCAATGTCTACATTTTGCTGTGGGTTGATAAGCATGATGATGCCTATGCTTGGGCCATGCGTCATCGTTGCCAAATTCACCCAAACACCGGCTCCTTACAGTTGTTTGAAGTCGAGCACGAGCTTCTCAGTGAGAGCGAAGAAACTAGGCAACCTGCAAGCGCTGCAGAGCATGCTCAGCACGTCGAGACTCAAAGCCCAGCATCGCAAGATGCTGAGTCGAGCAAACCTTTGTTTAATTTAGATGAAGCAACCTTGTTGAGTTTAGGTGTGCCGCAAGAACGTCTGGCTTTAGTGCAAGCCTTGGGCAGCGAGCAGGCGCTAGAAAAAGCTGAAGCACGTTTGCCTGTTGAAGCTTTTGAAGCCTTGTATTTGTTGGCGGCCGGCACCTCTTTGAGCGATGTCTTGCAAGAATATGCTGCGCCTAAGCAGCACTCTGTCGACACCCAAGACTTTGCCGCAGCATTAGAGCATCCAGCCACTCAGCGCCGCTTCCATGTGCCTGAAGATGAGCAAGAGTTAGGCCGTATGCTCAATGCGCCACTGGAGCGCTGGCGTGTGTTTTTGCATCCGTCGCAACGTCAGTTGGTTGAGCGTGATTGGAAGGGGCCGGTGCGGGTTTTGGGTGGCGCAGGCACAGGTAAAACGGTGGTGGCTATGCACCGCGCCCGTTGGTTAGTCGCACAGCCAAACTGGCCGAAAGGGGCGCGTTTATTGTTTACCACCTTTACCAGCAACCTGGCTTTAGATATTGCCGATAACTTGCGCAAAATTTGCACACCAGAACAATTTCAACGTATTGAAGTGGTTAACTTAGATGCTTGGGTCAGCCAGTTTGTAAAGCGTAATGGCTACCAATCCAGCATCATTTATCCAGGCGGCCGTGATAAGCACTATGATCAGTGCTGGACGCAAGCCATGGCTTTAGTGCCAGGCGAGTTAGGTCTGCCTGATAGCTTTTATAAAGAAGAGTGGCAGCGGGTGATTTTGTCGCAACAAGTGCGTAGCCGCCAAGAGTACTTTACTGCTAGCCGTGTGGGCCGCGGTGTCGCCTTGAATCGTCGACAGCGTGCCGATATATGGCCCGTGTTTGAAGAGATGCGTGAGCAGTTGGCGCGCGGTGGTTTTGTTACCGCAGAAGATGCCGTGCATTACGCGCTTGAGCTGCTAAATAAAGGTGATGATAAGCGCAGTTACCATGCCGTGGTGCTGGATGAAGGCCAAGATTTTGCCGCTGAAGCGTTAAAGCTTTTACGTGCCTTGGTTCCAGAGCAGCCTAACGATATGTTTATAGTCGGTGATGCCCACCAACGGATTTATCAGCGTAAAACAACCCTCAGTCAATGTGGCATCAATATTATGGGGCGTGGGCGTAAGCTGAAAATCAATTACCGCACCACAGAATTAATCCGCCGTTATGCCACTGCGCTGTTAGAGGGTGTCGAAATTGATGATCTGGATGGCGGCCTGGATGGCACTAAGGATTACCGTTCGCTGATCTTAGGCCAAGCGCCTATCGTGCAGAACTGTGCTGACTTAGCCAGTGAAGGCCGGTGGATTGTGCAGCAGATTCAGCACTTGCAAAGTGAAGGCGTCTCTTTGTCAGAAATATGCATCGTAGCGCGCACCAATAGACTGTGCAGTGACTATGAGCAGATCCTACAAAGCGAGGGCTTGCCAACGCACACCCTGTCACGGCAAAAAGTCGATGATCGTGCTAAAGATGGTGTGCGCTTTGCCACTATGCACCGGATTAAAGGTTTAGAGTTTCGCTGTGTGATGATGGCAGGGATTAACGATGGCGTAGTGCCTTTGCGAGTCGCTATGCAGGCCTCACAGGATGTCGTGGAGCAGCGCTTAACTGACTTGAACGAGCGCGCATTGTTTCATGTGGCTGCCACACGTGCTGTGCGTTATTTATATATTTCGAGTTACGGCGTGCCCAGTGAGTATCTAAAAAATTAA